Within Macaca nemestrina isolate mMacNem1 chromosome 12, mMacNem.hap1, whole genome shotgun sequence, the genomic segment gtggtttgccgcacccatcaacccatcatctaggttttaagcccaacatgcattaagtatttgtccccttgccccccaccctccgacaggccctggtgtgtgatgttcccctccctgtgtccacgtgttctcattgttcaactcccacttatgagtgagaacatgcagtgtttgattttctgttcctgtgttagtttgctgagaatgatggtttccagcttcatccatgtccctgcgaaggacatggactcattcctttttatggctgcctagtattccatggtgtatatgtgccccattttctttatccagtctatcattggtaagtatttgggttggttccaagtctttgctattgtaaatagcactgcaataaacatgtatccatgtgtctttatagtggaatgatttataatcctttgggtatatacccagtaatgggaatcctgggtcaaatggtatttctggtactaggtccttgaggaatcaccacactgtcttccacaagagatgaactaatttacactcccaccaacagtgtaaaagcgttcctatttctccacatcctctccagcacctgttgtttcctttttaatgatcgtcattctaactggcgtgagatggtatctcattgtggttttgatttgcatttctttctctaaTGTCTGCCCTTCTTTTAGAAGCTAAGACTTCTGGTATGATGTTCGATAGAactggtgagagaggacatccttgctCTGTTCTTGATCTTAGGAGGAAAGCGTCCAGTTTTCATTGTTAAGTACAGTGTTAGTTGTGGGTATTTTTATAGTTGCTCTTTATCAAATAGAGGAAGTTCTCCTGTATTTCTACCTGTCtcagggtttttatcatgaagggatgttgaatgtTTTTAGTGCCTTTTCTGCGTCATTTGATAtgatcatgattttttttctttagtttcacgTTGTGGTGGCttacatttgtcaatttttaaatgttgaaccaatcttgcatacCATAAAttaatcccacttggtcatggtgcataatttttaatacaattatgtatttaatttgctatttttttgagaattttctcaAGTCGGTCTATACTTTCCAACTCTCTGTTGAGATTTCCTCTCTATCCATtcatagttatcttttttttcagTCCCTGAGAATATTTATAGTAGCTGTTTTAAATTCCCTGTCTACCAATTCCAACATGTGGATTATTGCAAGGCCTTTTTATATTGAATTTCTGAGGCTTTGTCCacagttttatttctatgagGAAAAATATATGGGCCAGAAAACAGCATGATGCCAGTTTCCAAAACTGGGTAGTACATCCAAAACCCGGAATTTTCCACTGGTAAaattgcaattattttaaaagtttatagatTGAGTGAGAAAGAGAAGTGACGTGATGATAGACGAGAGATAAAcaataagttttaaataaaaacagaatttcaaaattttctttttttcactgaatatatTTTAGGATGCTTTCATGTCAATAATTTCACAATGACACTATCATCACTTCCTATGGATGTTTTTCAGCATATGGATGTATCTTGTTTGATTTAagtaattttggttatttctacCTTTTCACTTTCATTACCAACACTGCTGTGAAACTTCTtcacgtgtttttttttttttaactttgcctCATTCTTTCCCCAAAATTAAGTTTGTAGTAAGAATTTTGGATCCAAATATATGCCAGTTCTTACAAACACTgctattttcttatttgctttcAGAAAACCACTTATATTCCTATCAACAGTGTACATTTTCATCTTTGGCAATATCATAATcagaagttaaaatttttttgttgacTTAGCTTgcatttccaaaattaaaaataagattggATATTATCATATGCACTAACAATGtatatttcttctgtgaattaCTTGTTaacatctttgtttattttttagttggAGAGTTaatcttgttttaatttatatgaaCGTGCTATTGGTATACTAAGGAGGTCAACCATTTATCTgccttatttattaaaaatattttttccatgaagtcatttatcttctttttttgatgGTTTTGACTCactaagtatttatttttgtatgcagTCAAATCTGTTGATCTTGTCCTGTTTTGTGATTGCTGTCATAGTTAGAAAACCTTGTTTACcattaaattacataaatatttataaatattgctAATATAAGAGTGGACACAGAATGAGAGAGCACTTTGGAATTATACAGATATTGGATCAGATTCCAGCTTTGCCATTAACTAGCTGTaacatattgtatttttcagagaTGGCTGCAACAATAGCTCCCATACCACAAGATCTTCTACAATTTTACTACTCTCTAatcaaaagattagatttagaaTCTGGCCAGGCTTGCAACTCACTTGTAATCAATAGAACATGGCAGAAGTGATGAAGCATGACTTCCAAGGTTAGGCCCTAAAATGAGACGCAATTCCTATCTTGTCAGCTATACATTTACCTTTAGAGCTTTAAGCTACCATGTAAGAAGTTTGGGACCCCTATGTGGTGAAGGGGCCTGGGCTGCATGCAGAGTCTCCATGTAGGTATTCTGACAAGAGCCCCAGGTGACATCACAACTTATACTACCATCAACTCCAAAGACATGTGAGTGGAGACACCTCCAAATGATTTCAGTTTCTAGCTCTTTCATCACTTTCAGTCTTGGAGTCTTCCCAGTTGAGGCCTTAGACATCACAGCACACAGACAAACCTACTGTATACTTTCTTAATTCCTGATCCATGGCACTAGTGAACACAataatttgttatgtagcaatagtaACTAGAAAGCTTAATTGTGTGACAtttgacaagttacttaaccagtCTGTTCTTCAAGTTTCTCATCTATTGAACTGTCTTGTAATAATAGCTACTTTAGGGGAAGTTAAGGTTACATGAGATCATATACTAAAAATGCTTGACGTGTGCCTAGCACATAACTACAAGTTCAAATAATGATAGCCACAACAAAAAGCAAGCTTTTCTTTATTACATTTACATGCGTAATACACGTGAAATTTATTTTGGTTGAATAGGTAAGGTTGTGTGAGTTATTTACCAGTCAATTACAAAGTAACAGATCGTTAGCCAAAGTATTGTCCTTTAAAAAGATATGTGAAGAAACAATTCTctgtataattatgtatatatatgaaagaagAACATGTGCATATCAGAGGATAAATTCTTGGTGTTTTATCATGTGGGTAAAGAAATTTTCACCTAACTTTTGCTACGTTTGTTTGATCAGGTTAGAAAATGGAACTGGGAAGAATATCCGAAGATAGGGTAAGGCACAGAAAATATTCTCCAAGGTTAGAGAAATGTTATCTAGTCGGTAAGGAAGCCTAAGAAGAAAGATTATCCTGACTCAGGAAGAGTTAGTTTAGACACTACACACACTATTACTTGGAAGTGCCAAAATGTAACTTCATTTTCTAACCTGAACTCATTTTGTTTTAGAGCTCTGTTCACAGTGAGACAAAACACTTGGTCTTGTCAGCTTAAAACTTAGAGAATAAGGGAATGAAGGGAAGTTAGGGGGGAATTACTAACAAAAACATGGTCTCAGCTGAAGACTAGCTTTAGTTGGATCCCGTGGAAAAGCTCTGGGGTACAAACTGCACCACAGACTTAGTTCTACCTTAATACAAGGGGCCAGCCATTCATTGGCTGAGGCCCATATGCAGGTGGTGAGTTTAGCATCTGGGCAAGGCTGCTTCTATTAATATTTAGTAGAGAGAAATCTCCAAAGAAGTCAGTAACTGTGAGTTGTCATAAGTCAACACATGATGCAACTGGGTGCACTTATCAGCAAAGGGGATTTTGGAAGCCACCAAATTCAAATCCAAATCATCCACTACATAAAGACAAATTCAACGCTATAATGCTGAGAATGCCAAAGTGTGCTCTTGAAACATaaagatttcataattaaaactCTCTGCCTGCTCCACAAAACCAAACTTTGGCTTTGTTTAACAttgattcaaaaatatttttaaagtctattttgaaaaccaaagctaaacaatattttcttttctttttctagactGACTTctaccatccccatgattcaatgggGAGAGAGCTCTTACAAAACCAGAGCCCATAACTCAAACTTAAAATATTCATGTTACGTTAGCTTTTCTAGTTTGCTTGTCTACCGTGAAACAGCTGTCTTCATGTATCTTTCATCCTGACTCTTCAAAATCCAAATTGAGAATTCCTCAGAAAGCATTATATTCTCAGACATAGACAAAGATAGGGTATACCAGACTACTCAGATAGAAGGTTGGTTGGTTCATTGTAAGAATTTTATGTGGCATaatataagagaaagaagctcatGGAAGACCAGGACCAAGAACTGCAGTCAGCCTCATAAGGACAGAAACACCAGGGTTAGTGTGTATCCAAGGAAAACGTGCCACGTTGGCCACAGGTGTGCTCCAACATCAATGCTACTTAGTTTCTCTTCCtatctgtttctctctgtgtctgcCTGCTTCTCTTTCCACCACTGTTACCCCTATATGCTGCCTTTCTCACACTTTCTGCATACTCATAACTTCCTCTTACACAGGGCACTCTGTTACTTGAATGCTACCTCATGGTATCTATTTACATCCTATTATCTTCAACTACCATGCCACCTGCCacattatcagcattttgtttTCTCAGTCCCATGAGAAGAACCTGACTAGCCATCCTTAAAAAAACACTCTGTTCCCAATCTAATCACCTAGTTCAACCATGTGCCCAAGGCTGCCTGGCCGGCCAGGGCAATGATAATTCAAGCCAATTCTACCCACAGCAAGTTATCTCTCAGATCTTAGTTTTTACCAATTGAAATGCCCCCTGAAATTTTCTCTAATGCCTTATCCctgtctgttcaggttttttttctGCCCTGAGGTTCCCCCAAGAGCTCTATCAGAGAAAGACTTGGCCCATGCCGCCAACACACTGGGAAGCTGGGGTTAGCCCTCTCCAGAACCCATGGGCAAAAAAAGACAGTGCCAGAAAGTGTCGGGGCTAATCCAAAGAGAATTCCAACTGAGAGAAGAGTGTAGATGAGGATACAGGATACTCACAGAAATCTCAGTACAAATTGGAGATTATTATGGCCCAAGTGTTCACATTTTCATACAGGAGATAACAAATGACTAAGTCTGAGCTTATTCATGGCAGTATCACGTAAGGAGAGCAAAACCCCTCCCACCTGTGAGTGACAGGGATGTGCAAAGGGTGAGTCTAGGGCTCCATCATCACTAGGCTCTGCTGCCCGCACTGCGTCTCCTTATGCCTGCTTGTCTTTTCACTATGAGCTGGCTTTCTCACTCTGTACCATTGCATAGAAGAAGAGAGCAAAATTCAGGTtcagggaagaggaaaaaaagggtaGTGGTTGAAAAAGAACCCCAAATCCAGGAGATACACAGAGCTAAACTCCCTCAGGGAGGTTGCAGTAGTTACTATGATTACAACAGATGAGCTCTGCCCTCTTCGAGAACCCCAAGAAGTTGATGTCCTCACAGTTGGTCATACACGACAGTTTTGAATAATGATACAGGCTCTGCCCTGAGGAGgtaaaaaagaggaaatatgaTCATAATGACCTCATTTCCTTTCACTGCATTCTTAGGAGTAATCTGTTTTTGTGCCCTCACTAACCTTTCTCTAGGCCCAAATGAGTTCCAAAGCTGAGTCTGTTCATTGCTGACCCAGAGAGTAGATTTTATTCCCTGCCAGGTAAGGGACATCAGCCTCTTTTTCACCCAATATGGTCTTAAGGAAAAGTCTGTCTTTGCCATCCCCTCATGACCACCCCATACTCACCCATcccattcacccactcactctGAGGGCAAAAGAACACCACTGTTTCTcagggatggtggtggtgattttCCAGTCACTCTATACTCCACATTACCTGTAACTGTAAGGACGTAAAAGTTCTCAACTGCACAGGACTGTTTAGGCTTCAGGGAGCAGGATGTCATGACATCATAGCATAACCCGAGATggtattttttacatttataacaCATTATTTCAGTCGCTGTCAGATACAAAAAGAGGTGCTTAGAGGATGCAGTCTTGAGAACATTCTCTGGGGCTGGGGGCTTCACTACAGGAACTTACTCTTGCCTAGTGGTTCCTAACATTTTTTGGACCATGGACTCCTGGTAATCTTGAGAAAGATAGGGATCATCATGCTGTGGTCCTCCCCATGTACACATTAATACATTTGTACACATtttctccaattaaaaaaatcttGTGAAAGATAACCTGTGCAAACATAAATCAAATACTGTATACGACTTCGGGAGGTCAGGGTTCTCATGAAATTTATCCATGGACCTCCAGTAATGAACCCCTTATCTAGCCTGATGATTTTGCCGAGTAATAGGtaaaagaaagtaaagtggatcttAGCCTCCTTACTCTAAGAAATGGACAAAACAGGTCTGGCAGGAGGCAAAACCCCTAGGATTCTATAATAAGAATGGATTACAGGGCTCTCTGAAGATGAAGGGAAGGTTCATCTGAAGACCAAGGACTTCAGACAAGCCATGATTGTACCTTCTACACGGTCATGAAGTTCAcctgtgaaaagaagaaaaaccttcCTTGTTATAATCTCACATACATTTGCCACTGCCCCAAGAGCCAATTTTGAAAACTGCCTCTTCCCCCAGCATCTGTCCATCTCTTAACCAACCACCAGCTTCCCCTCTGTCTCCAGGACTTACCCCAATATGGGCAGAGCAGAAAGATTGTGCTCAGCAGAAAGAGAACAAGCATCCTGGAGCTTCTGTCGGGTGCAGCTTCCTCTGGAAGGAGCGAGTTGTTCTTTCGTGATCTGAGCTAGTCATCTAAATTATATAGTCATAAAATTTCAGGGACAGATAGTATAACAATGTTCCCAGAGCCAAACCACCATATCTGATTGCTGCACAGCATTCTAAAGAGGGTACTCACTTTGATTTTGTGCAAATCCtctaatgaaaatgaaattgtaaTGTTCCTGATTCACCAGACCTGCTCCTACTTCAATATTGCAGAGTTTTAAGAAGTATTTTCAACTTctcattttagattcagggggtacctgtgcaggatCGTTACAGTGGTATACGGcttgatgctgaggtttggggtacgaatgatcccatcacctggGTAGTGAACATAGCACCCAACAGTTAGTTATTCAGTCTTGCCCAGTCCCTCCTCACAATGTTGCAGATTTTAGTACATCTGGGAGGTATTCTTTACAGCTTCTTGTGTTTCATCCTCATTGAGCAATTTAACAGCAAGTCTTATCCATTTTACCTACTAACTTCTCACATGGGTTTATTACTCTCTGTCGCCACTGCCATTACCATAATCCAATCTATCATCCTGTCTTGCCTGGACAAAGCAATGGCCTTATTTTTAGCCTCCATGCTTCTCCCCTGCCCCTTCACAATCATTTCTTCATAAAGCAGTCAGAGAATAAGTCATAGATGCCACACCCCTGCTGAAAACCCTCTGATGACTTTTTATTACCTTTGAAAGAAAATCCAGAGTTTTTATCATAGCCATCAATGGCTTCCTCATTATGAGCAATGGCCTCCTCTCCAATCCCCTTTCTCTCCACTTTTCCCTTGCTCActcaggtctttgctcaaatgtcaccccCTCAGACAGAGCAGCATTTTCTGCTCAATCTCTAGAAAATGACAGCCTTCATTTCCTACCCTTTCCCCTGTTTTATGTTTCATAGCAATTCTCATTAGCTGATCTTACATTCCTATTGGCTCACTTTTTTACTCCTCCACTAGAACAAAGCAAGGGGTTTCTTTGATTTATCATGGCACACTTGGCATCTAGAGGCTGGGAACAAAGGAAATGCCTAACAAATATTTGTGAGAGGAATCAATAATGTTCTTCCCATATCCTGCCTTGCATCCCTCCAGTCCATTCTCCACAGAGCATCCAACTTTATTAGATTGGTTTTTTGAACTATAATAAAGATGAGAAATGAGACTTTCTACATTCCAGCAAGGGTTCCAAGATAGTAGGCAGCGAGTGTTTCACATTTCACAGGAAAATGCTATGCTACTTAGGcagatttacaaagaaaatcagTGAAACTGTGTTTAATATCCTGGACTTGCTGTCCACCTGGAGGGTATAAATAAACAGTGAAGtgccagaaaataaaatggaaggagTTTCTATAGTCTAGGGTGAGGGTTACTTTTCTATATATGGCTCAAAACATAGaaccattaaaaaaatgattacttatatttttaaaaagtcttctacATAAATGGAAAACCAATCATTAATCCATAAGAAAAGCCCAAATAACAAAtaaaccattaaaaatatttgcaactcgTATCTCAGACTAAGGGCTAATCTCCCTATTATACAGATATTCCAGAAAGTGATTTTTAAAGGACTAACAATTCAAAGGGGAGAGAGGCAGTCAATAATAACGTCATagttcacagaacaaaaaaaccaaaaatgcttCTTAAACACATGAAATATGGTGAACCTTACTCCTAATTTTAGTCATGTACATTAAAACTAAATTCAGATATTAGTTTTACTTAACAGATTGACAATCAGAATTTCATAACACAACTGTGCTGGCAAGATTGGAGTAAAACCAGCACTGTCATACACTGCTGATAGGTCTGTAACTTCATATATCAGTACAGAATAAAATTAGACAATAGctctcaaaattataaaaaaattgtCATCTTAGCCCAGTAACTGCATAAGAATTTTCTTGCACATTTGGCCTTGTTTCTAGGATTCTTCAGGGAAAAAAgtagatagatgaatagatgacAAATACCTTGTGAGTTCCTGTTGATATTTTCAACTGAAATTTAAGACTGCAAAGTTTTAACTTTATATTACAACTGTACCTCTTTTGTTTTACACTGAGAATTCTACTTCTCAAGGACACAGAATTAGAACAGAATTAGAAtgatatatatggtatataagATGTAAGACAGAATATTACATGTATATGAATTATAATATGGAATATACAGGATAGAATGAAATCAGAATTCAATAGAATTAGAATGTCCTATAATCAATCATTTGCTTTATCCCACATTAAACACCTACAAGCCTCAGCATAACAATACCGTCACTAATGGTGGTTACTAAAATAGTTGTAAAATTTTGTCTATGCTCTTTATTTTCTCAACCACTACCACCTGCATTTTTTTATGGTTATACAATATCTAATTATCCAACTCTATGGTCACTACATACTACACTCTCTGCCTTTTAATCTTTACTTAGTCTTTGTTCTACTAGTAAGTTTATATTTAAACTTGACCATCAGCCCATATGTTGAGGTCTCGCTAGTCATTTTGTCTATCTGAAGTACTTTTTCTTGATTCATTGttcagaaagaaattataaaaatagtaattcTGAAATTCTGGTATGTCAAAAAACTTTATGTTCTTTACACTTGAAAGTAATTTTCTGTCCCTTATAAGTTGTACGATCTTTTGACTTAAAAgctcaaaggatttttttttttttaagttcactaACTTTACAAGACCATGTGTTTGTTTTGATCACTCTAAGTCAGTATTCTCAGGTACACAGTGTGCTGTTTCAATGGGAAGTTTCTGTTCTTCAGAAAAGTTTTATTAtggttattaatttttaatacttgtctgttctttttcttttttttcaagagcTTCTATCATTTGTATAgtgaatcttttttattttaaaaaactcactttttatgtctttaaatttcattattcatttattttagattttaaatttttcttctttttcactttctctttctcttaatttaatatttcattatttgctcTCATGCTTCTTATATTTTGTATGGGAGAGCAGTGCACCATGGGCCCAGAGCATCACTGCACGTTCTTGCTGGGGATGCCAAAAATGTGAGGCTCTGGCTGCTTTTCACCCAGGCCATATCTCAGGGTTATGTTTGCAGTGAGGAACCTTGAAGAATGCGGTAACAAAGAGTAGGGTTGATTCCACTTAGTATACAACTGGTAGATTCCTCTAGTACAGTGTTCCTAAGCTTCACCACAAACCCACAGTGTGACAGCATTGACCTGGGCCTCATATATTTCCCAGCATGAGACTCAGGGAACCAGAGGAGTACTGCAAATCAACATGAAGCGCTGGCTTCTGCTTTTGCTGTGAGTGCTAAAATCCtttgtttttggttgttgttgttagtttgttttggttttgtttgtatgtt encodes:
- the LOC105476256 gene encoding prostate and testis expressed protein 2, which translates into the protein MLVLFLLSTIFLLCPYWGELHDRVEATEIMCYKCKKYHLGLCYDVMTSCSLKPKQSCAVENFYVLTVTGQSLYHYSKLSCMTNCEDINFLGFSKRAELICCNHSNYCNLPEGV